The following are from one region of the Salvelinus alpinus chromosome 16, SLU_Salpinus.1, whole genome shotgun sequence genome:
- the LOC139540775 gene encoding G-protein coupled receptor 52-like, translating into MNQSALTTDLVPTANSSLVGPDPNHSCPLGWGQNEGLEACVLETAVIVLLTVLIIAGNLTVIFVFHCAPLLHHYTTSYFIQTMAYADLLVGLSCLVPTLSLLHYPASVQEPITCQVFSYVISVLKSVSMACLACISVDRYLAITKPLSYNQLVTPCRLRGCIALIWVYSSLVFLPSFFGWGKPGYHGDIFEWCAHSWPTSALFTGFVVCLLYAPAALVVCFTYFHIFRICQQHNREISERRARFPSQEMEAGEGGGSGSGGGNHAGQGPDRRYAMVLFRITSVFYMLWLPYIIYFLLESSHVLDSPALSFVTTWLAISNSFCNCVIYSLSNSVFRLGMRRLSQTLCSFSHCAADDRDFGEPKPRKRPKSCSI; encoded by the coding sequence ATGAACCAGTCAGCGTTGACGACAGACCTGGTTCCCACTGCCAACAGCAGCCTGGTGGGCCCAGACCCCAACCACTCCTGTCCCCTGGGCTGGGGCCAGAACGAGGGTCTGGAGGCCTGTGTCTTGGAGACTGCGGTCATCGTTCTGCTCACGGTGCTCATCATTGCCGGGAACCTGACGGTGATCTTCGTGTTCCACTGCGCCCCTCTGCtgcaccactataccaccagctACTTCATCCAGACTATGGCCTACGCCGACCTGCTGGTGGGCCTCAGCTGCCTGGTGCCCACCCTGTCCCTGCTGCACTACCCGGCCAGCGTCCAGGAGCCCATCACCTGCCAGGTCTTCAGCTATGTCatctcggtgctcaagagcgtcTCAATGGCCTGTCTGGCCTGCATCAGCGTGGATCGCTACCTGGCCATCACCAAACCCCTGTCCTACAACCAGCTGGTGACGCCGTGCCGGCTCCGCGGTTGCATCGCCCTCATCTGGGTCTACTCCAGCCTGGTCTTTCTGCCCTCTTTCTTTGGCTGGGGAAAGCCGGGTTACCACGGGGACATCTTTGAGTGGTGCGCCCACTCCTGGCCCACCTCGGCGCTCTTCACAGGCTTTGTGGTATGCCTACTGTACGCGCCCGCGGCCCTGGTAGTCTGCTTCACCTACTTCCACATCTTCCGCATCTGCCAGCAGCACAACCGGGAGATCAGTGAGAGGCGGGCACGCTTCCCCAGCCAGGAGATGGAGGCTGGGGAGGGTGGTGGCAGTGGCAGCGGCGGGGGGAACCACGCAGGTCAAGGGCCTGACAGGCGCTACGCCATGGTGCTATTCCGCATCACCAGCGTCTTCTACATGCTTTGGCTGCCCTACATAATCTATTTCCTGTTGGAGAGCTCCCACGTGCTGGACAGTCCCGCCCTCTCCTTTGTAACAACCTGGTTGGCCATCAGCAACAGCTTCTGCAACTGCGTCATCTACAGCCTGTCCAACAGTGTGTTCCGCCTGGGCATGCGCCGCCTCTCGCAGACACTCTGTTCCTTCAGCCACTGTGCTGCCGACGACAGGGACTTTGGCGAACCCAAACCAAGGAAGAGGCCAAAGTCCTGCTCCATCTGA